The Streptomyces europaeiscabiei genome window below encodes:
- a CDS encoding ABC transporter ATP-binding protein, with the protein MRKANPPGRYVLWRAVGGQRRDVVLGAVLGMGHQTGEALVPVLIGLAIERGVVDGDVPGLLLWLGVLAAVYVGLSFSFRFSARAGERAAVTAAHHLRTELVGRVLAPEGGAEEGRLPGELTNIATEDAKRVGAVAMALIVAFAATAGLVVGAVALLRVSLALGLLVLLGTPLLLWLGHLLSKPLERRSETEQERAAQASGVAADLVAGLRVLKGIGAEQAAVARYRRVSQDSLAATLRAARAESWQNGVVTILTGTFIAVVALVGGRLAARGDIGLGELVSSVGLALFLVGPLGEFAWVNAELAQGRASAARIAEVLDAPGDVSEAPSADAVPRGGVEGRLTLRALTYGTLRGVDLDIAPGETVGVATTDPADASALLRCLGRRVDPDEGAVELDGTELTALGLADVRAAILVAEHDADLFEGTVLDNVTAAVGATAPVGATAASAGATGPSAGVTAAMVASGTDEVARALPDGVDTAVTARGRSLSGGQRQRVALARALAADPPVLVVHEPATAVDAVTETRIAAGIRDVRGGRTTLLVTNSPALLAVTDRAVLLRDGRVTATGVHERLVHECADYRTAVLT; encoded by the coding sequence GTGAGAAAAGCGAACCCACCGGGACGGTACGTCCTGTGGCGCGCGGTCGGCGGACAGCGTCGGGACGTCGTGCTGGGCGCGGTTCTGGGGATGGGGCACCAGACGGGCGAGGCCCTCGTGCCGGTGCTCATCGGACTGGCCATCGAGCGCGGAGTCGTGGACGGCGACGTCCCCGGACTGCTGCTGTGGCTCGGCGTCCTGGCCGCCGTGTACGTCGGACTCTCCTTCAGCTTCCGTTTCAGCGCGAGGGCGGGTGAGCGCGCCGCCGTCACCGCCGCGCACCACCTCAGGACCGAACTCGTCGGCCGCGTCCTGGCTCCCGAGGGCGGCGCCGAGGAGGGACGGCTGCCGGGCGAGCTGACGAACATCGCCACCGAGGACGCCAAACGGGTCGGCGCCGTCGCCATGGCCCTCATCGTCGCCTTCGCGGCCACCGCGGGTCTCGTGGTCGGCGCGGTCGCGCTGCTGCGGGTCTCCCTCGCGCTGGGCCTGCTCGTCCTCCTGGGCACCCCGCTGCTGCTGTGGCTCGGACACCTGCTGAGCAAGCCCCTGGAACGGCGCAGCGAGACCGAACAGGAACGGGCCGCGCAGGCCTCCGGCGTCGCCGCGGACCTGGTGGCCGGACTGCGCGTCCTCAAGGGCATCGGCGCCGAACAGGCGGCCGTCGCCCGCTACCGGCGCGTCAGCCAGGACTCCCTCGCCGCGACCCTGCGTGCCGCCCGCGCAGAGTCCTGGCAGAACGGCGTCGTCACCATCCTCACCGGCACCTTCATCGCCGTGGTCGCCCTCGTCGGCGGACGCCTCGCCGCACGCGGCGACATCGGCCTCGGGGAACTCGTCTCCTCCGTCGGGCTCGCCCTGTTCCTCGTCGGCCCGCTCGGCGAGTTCGCCTGGGTCAACGCCGAGCTGGCCCAGGGACGCGCCTCCGCCGCCCGTATCGCGGAGGTCCTGGACGCCCCCGGTGACGTGTCCGAGGCACCGTCCGCCGACGCCGTCCCGCGCGGCGGCGTCGAGGGACGGCTGACGCTCCGCGCCCTCACGTACGGCACCCTGCGCGGCGTCGACCTCGACATCGCCCCCGGCGAGACCGTCGGCGTCGCCACGACCGACCCCGCCGACGCCTCCGCCCTGCTGCGCTGCCTCGGCCGCCGCGTCGACCCCGACGAAGGCGCCGTGGAACTGGACGGCACGGAACTGACCGCGCTGGGCCTGGCCGACGTACGCGCGGCGATCCTCGTCGCCGAACACGACGCGGACCTGTTCGAGGGCACGGTCCTGGACAACGTCACAGCGGCGGTCGGCGCCACCGCACCGGTCGGAGCGACGGCCGCGTCGGCGGGAGCCACCGGCCCATCGGCCGGAGTCACCGCCGCGATGGTCGCCTCCGGCACGGACGAGGTCGCCCGGGCACTGCCCGACGGCGTCGACACGGCCGTCACCGCACGCGGCCGTTCGCTCTCCGGCGGACAGCGGCAGCGGGTCGCGCTGGCCCGGGCCCTGGCAGCCGACCCGCCGGTACTCGTCGTCCACGAGCCGGCCACCGCCGTCGACGCCGTCACCGAGACACGCATCGCCGCCGGGATCAGGGACGTCCGCGGCGGACGCACCACGCTCCTGGTGACCAACAGCCCGGCCCTGCTCGCCGTCACCGACCGCGCCGTCCTCCTCCGCGACGGCCGGGTCACCGCGACCGGCGTCCACGAGCGCCTCGTCCACGAGTGCGCCGACTACCGTACGGCGGTTCTGACATGA
- a CDS encoding MbtH family protein, with the protein MSNPFEDPEGTYLVLVNDENQHSLWPDFVDVPAGWRVVHGPDSRQSCLDHVETHWSDMRPRSLAESMDG; encoded by the coding sequence ATGAGCAACCCGTTCGAGGACCCCGAGGGCACCTACCTGGTGCTGGTCAACGACGAGAACCAGCACAGCCTGTGGCCGGACTTCGTGGACGTGCCGGCCGGCTGGCGGGTGGTCCACGGACCCGACTCTCGGCAGTCCTGCCTCGACCACGTCGAGACCCACTGGAGCGACATGCGGCCGCGGAGTCTGGCCGAGTCGATGGACGGCTGA
- a CDS encoding amidohydrolase, with amino-acid sequence MLSTRITNARIVTMDPDRPAARELGIWRGRVVGLDEDVAGLAARRTLDLGGATVLPGFIDAHVHLAWTGLKAKAPSVAPSRRADDVLRVVAEAVAQAPAGGWVDFGGYDQRTLDRPLTAADLDAVSAGRKVYLGHLSGHACLVNSAVLSGLSAEVARPDGFLAEGAMGAALQSRPPHSLTELASAIEHAARVCRSEGITGCAEAGVGARLFGHSPVEGAAYQLAHESGRLPVRVRLMVAADALRPVGAAAEDTTSRAIDLGLRTGFGEGALSLGALKIFTDGGMMARTAALTSPYLGTDGSGQLMHEPEVLESTIVEGHLAGWQLAVHAIGDRALDVALDALEKAQKLGPRPQARHRVEHAGLVRPDQLPRLAALGVTVVIQPSFLRYYGDDYATIMGEDRAGWLYRGRGFLDHGIRVAGSSDRPVANGAPLRAIQFMVERASESGRPIGAAEAITVEEALRAYTTEAARACHWETDAGSLTPGRRADLVVLGDDPRRVDVSRIGEIEVVRTFVEGEDEF; translated from the coding sequence GTGCTCAGCACCAGGATCACCAACGCCCGCATCGTCACGATGGACCCGGACCGCCCGGCCGCCCGGGAACTCGGGATCTGGCGGGGGCGCGTCGTCGGCCTGGACGAGGACGTGGCGGGGCTTGCGGCGCGACGGACCCTGGACCTGGGCGGCGCCACCGTGCTCCCGGGCTTCATCGACGCCCATGTGCACCTGGCCTGGACGGGACTGAAGGCGAAGGCCCCCAGTGTCGCGCCGAGCCGACGCGCCGACGACGTGCTCCGCGTGGTGGCGGAGGCCGTGGCGCAGGCCCCCGCCGGCGGCTGGGTGGACTTCGGCGGTTACGACCAGCGCACCCTCGACCGCCCGCTCACGGCGGCGGATCTGGACGCCGTCAGCGCCGGACGCAAGGTGTACCTGGGCCATCTCTCCGGGCATGCCTGTCTGGTCAACTCGGCGGTGCTGAGCGGTCTGTCCGCCGAGGTCGCCCGGCCGGACGGTTTCCTCGCGGAGGGCGCCATGGGGGCCGCGCTGCAGTCCCGGCCGCCGCACTCGCTCACCGAACTGGCCTCGGCGATCGAGCACGCCGCCCGCGTCTGCCGGTCCGAGGGCATCACGGGGTGCGCCGAGGCGGGGGTGGGGGCCCGGCTCTTCGGGCACAGCCCCGTCGAGGGCGCCGCGTACCAGCTCGCCCACGAGTCGGGCCGACTGCCGGTGCGGGTACGGCTGATGGTGGCCGCCGACGCGCTGCGCCCGGTCGGCGCGGCCGCCGAGGACACCACGAGCCGGGCGATCGACCTCGGTCTGCGTACGGGCTTCGGGGAGGGCGCGCTCTCCCTGGGCGCGCTCAAGATCTTCACCGACGGCGGCATGATGGCCCGTACCGCGGCTCTCACCAGCCCCTACCTGGGCACCGACGGTTCCGGTCAGCTCATGCACGAGCCCGAGGTGCTGGAGAGCACGATCGTCGAGGGTCACCTCGCCGGCTGGCAGCTCGCCGTGCACGCGATCGGCGACCGGGCCCTCGACGTCGCCCTGGATGCGCTGGAGAAGGCCCAGAAGCTCGGCCCGCGCCCGCAGGCACGCCATCGCGTCGAGCACGCGGGTCTGGTCCGTCCCGACCAGCTCCCCCGGCTGGCCGCGCTCGGCGTCACCGTCGTCATCCAGCCGAGCTTCCTGCGTTACTACGGTGACGACTACGCCACGATCATGGGCGAGGACCGGGCCGGCTGGCTGTACCGGGGCCGGGGCTTCCTCGACCACGGCATCCGGGTCGCCGGCAGCTCGGACCGCCCGGTGGCGAACGGCGCCCCGCTGCGGGCGATCCAGTTCATGGTGGAGCGGGCCTCGGAGTCCGGCCGTCCCATCGGCGCCGCCGAGGCGATCACCGTCGAGGAGGCCCTGCGCGCGTACACCACCGAGGCAGCGCGCGCCTGCCACTGGGAGACCGACGCCGGCAGCCTCACCCCCGGCAGGCGGGCGGACCTCGTGGTGCTGGGCGACGATCCGCGCCGGGTCGACGTGTCGCGCATCGGGGAGATCGAGGTGGTGCGGACGTTCGTCGAGGGCGAGGACGAGTTCTGA
- a CDS encoding iron-siderophore ABC transporter substrate-binding protein, translated as MFRSRRAPRLAVVLASATLLLATACGGGDSDSDTSDTGAKASTSSGESAFPVSIDHKYGSTTIKAEPERIVTVGLTDQDAVLALGKVPVGTTEWLGAYKGAIGPWAEDKLGSAAAPTVLKDTGTGPQVEKIAALKPDLILAVYGGLTKEQYESLSKFAPVVAQPKAYNDYGVPWQEQTETIGKALGKSEEATEAVAGTEAKIKAAADKYPAFKGSTAVMATPYEGMFVFGSQDARSRLLTGLGFSLPTDLDKAIGDQFGANISKERTDLLDQDAIVWIVGDPVKDAAKLHKDASYKDLGVVKEGREVFVNETGDYGNATSFVSVLSLPYVVERLAPQLAAAVDGKTDTKVEQPAS; from the coding sequence ATGTTCCGCTCCCGCAGAGCGCCGCGGCTCGCCGTCGTGCTCGCCTCCGCCACCCTGCTCCTCGCCACCGCGTGCGGTGGCGGCGATTCGGACTCCGACACGTCGGACACCGGCGCCAAGGCGAGCACCTCCTCCGGCGAGTCCGCCTTCCCGGTCTCCATCGACCACAAGTACGGCAGCACGACCATCAAGGCCGAACCCGAGCGGATCGTCACCGTCGGTCTCACCGACCAGGACGCGGTCCTCGCCCTCGGCAAGGTCCCCGTCGGCACCACCGAATGGCTCGGCGCCTACAAGGGCGCCATCGGCCCCTGGGCCGAGGACAAGCTCGGCTCCGCCGCGGCGCCGACCGTCCTCAAGGACACGGGCACCGGCCCGCAGGTGGAGAAGATCGCCGCGCTCAAGCCCGATCTGATCCTCGCGGTGTACGGCGGACTCACCAAGGAACAGTACGAGTCGCTGTCCAAGTTCGCGCCCGTGGTCGCCCAGCCCAAGGCGTACAACGACTACGGCGTGCCGTGGCAGGAGCAGACCGAGACGATCGGCAAGGCGCTCGGCAAGTCCGAGGAGGCCACCGAGGCGGTCGCCGGCACCGAGGCGAAGATCAAGGCCGCCGCCGACAAGTACCCGGCGTTCAAGGGCTCCACGGCCGTCATGGCCACCCCGTACGAGGGCATGTTCGTCTTCGGCAGCCAGGACGCCCGCTCGCGTCTGCTGACCGGCCTCGGCTTCTCGCTGCCGACGGACCTGGACAAGGCGATCGGCGACCAGTTCGGCGCGAACATCAGCAAGGAGCGCACCGACCTGCTGGACCAGGACGCCATCGTGTGGATCGTCGGCGACCCGGTCAAGGACGCCGCGAAGCTGCACAAGGACGCCTCGTACAAGGACCTGGGGGTCGTGAAGGAGGGCCGCGAGGTCTTCGTGAACGAGACCGGCGACTACGGCAACGCCACGTCCTTCGTCTCCGTCCTCAGCCTGCCGTACGTGGTCGAGCGGCTGGCCCCGCAGCTGGCGGCGGCCGTCGACGGCAAGACCGACACCAAGGTGGAGCAGCCCGCGTCCTGA
- a CDS encoding ABC transporter ATP-binding protein yields MTERSDAVEAAPRDGGRTGPELLPVATPARTRAAVAELLRPQRRLALSAFTVMVASTAVGLLVQPLLGRIVDLAADRGSADAIAVTAALLVAVAVAQGVTAGFGLSQIARLGETTLARLRERFVERALALPLERVEKAGAGDLTARVTADVSLIADAVRNALPALGHSLLTIVLTLGAMALLDWRFLLAALLAVPVQAATARWYVTRAIPLYAEQRVAAGAQQQQMLDTIGGSSTVRAFRLGREHTERVTERSWSVVALTMRGVRLVLGFYSRLHIAEYIGLAAVLVTGYWLVRDGSASIGTATAAALYFHGLFGPVNAALALLDDAQSATAGLARLVGVTDEPVPPVPAHTVRTGDADVTVRGLGHAYRPGHPVLHDIDLTIRHGERVALVGASGAGKTTLAKLVAGIQPPTTGSVLVGGIAPTELGTAASRTIALITQETHVFAGPLADDLRLARPDATDDELRAALDRVEALGWAEALPDGLATVVGDGGHRLSGERTQALALARLILADPPLVILDEATAEAGSAGARTLEKAVARAVDGRTALIVAHRLSQAATADRVVVMEAGRVVESGTHDELQSARGPYAALWSAWSDARDTGPRPDPETPTRIAPQEPEPKDL; encoded by the coding sequence ATGACCGAGCGATCCGACGCCGTCGAGGCCGCGCCCCGCGACGGCGGCCGCACCGGACCCGAACTGCTGCCCGTCGCCACGCCCGCCCGCACCCGGGCCGCGGTCGCCGAACTGCTGCGCCCGCAGCGGCGGCTGGCGCTGTCCGCCTTCACGGTGATGGTCGCCTCCACGGCCGTCGGCCTGCTCGTGCAGCCCCTGCTGGGCCGGATCGTCGACCTGGCCGCCGACCGGGGGTCCGCCGACGCCATCGCGGTCACCGCGGCCCTGCTGGTGGCCGTCGCCGTGGCCCAGGGCGTGACCGCGGGGTTCGGGCTGTCGCAGATCGCCCGGCTGGGCGAGACGACTCTGGCCCGGCTGCGCGAACGCTTCGTCGAACGGGCCCTGGCACTGCCGCTGGAGCGGGTCGAGAAGGCCGGCGCCGGCGACCTGACCGCCCGGGTCACCGCCGACGTCTCCCTCATCGCCGACGCCGTGCGCAACGCGCTGCCCGCGCTGGGGCATTCACTCCTCACCATCGTCCTCACCCTCGGGGCCATGGCCCTGCTCGACTGGCGGTTCCTGCTGGCCGCGCTGCTCGCGGTCCCCGTGCAGGCGGCCACCGCACGCTGGTACGTCACCCGGGCCATCCCGCTCTACGCCGAGCAGCGGGTGGCCGCGGGCGCCCAGCAGCAGCAGATGCTCGACACCATCGGCGGCAGCTCCACCGTGCGCGCGTTCCGGCTGGGGCGGGAGCACACCGAGCGGGTCACCGAACGGTCCTGGTCCGTGGTGGCGCTGACCATGCGGGGCGTACGGCTCGTCCTCGGCTTCTACAGCCGGCTGCACATCGCCGAGTACATCGGGCTCGCCGCCGTCCTCGTCACCGGCTACTGGCTGGTCCGCGACGGCTCGGCCAGCATCGGTACGGCGACCGCCGCTGCCCTGTACTTCCACGGCCTGTTCGGTCCCGTCAACGCGGCCCTCGCCCTCCTCGACGACGCCCAGTCGGCCACGGCGGGCCTCGCCCGGCTCGTCGGCGTCACCGACGAGCCCGTGCCCCCGGTGCCGGCGCACACCGTGCGGACCGGCGACGCAGACGTCACCGTCCGGGGCCTCGGCCACGCCTACCGGCCCGGCCACCCCGTCCTCCACGACATCGACCTGACGATCCGGCACGGCGAACGTGTGGCCCTCGTCGGAGCCAGCGGAGCCGGCAAGACCACCCTGGCCAAGCTCGTGGCGGGCATCCAGCCGCCCACCACCGGCAGCGTTCTGGTGGGCGGGATCGCGCCCACCGAACTCGGCACCGCCGCCTCCCGCACGATCGCCCTGATCACCCAGGAGACCCATGTCTTCGCGGGCCCCCTCGCCGACGACCTGCGGCTCGCCCGGCCCGACGCCACCGACGACGAACTGCGCGCCGCGCTCGACCGCGTCGAGGCGCTCGGCTGGGCCGAGGCGCTGCCCGACGGGCTCGCCACGGTCGTCGGCGACGGCGGCCACCGGCTCAGCGGCGAGCGGACCCAGGCCCTCGCGCTGGCCCGGCTGATCCTCGCCGACCCGCCCCTGGTGATCCTCGACGAGGCCACCGCCGAGGCGGGCAGCGCCGGGGCACGCACGCTGGAGAAAGCGGTCGCCCGTGCCGTGGACGGCCGGACCGCGCTGATCGTCGCCCACCGCCTCAGCCAGGCGGCCACCGCCGACCGCGTCGTCGTCATGGAAGCCGGCCGTGTGGTCGAGAGCGGCACCCACGACGAACTCCAGTCCGCGCGGGGCCCCTACGCCGCCCTCTGGTCGGCCTGGTCGGACGCCCGCGACACCGGCCCCCGGCCGGACCCCGAGACCCCCACACGTATCGCTCCACAGGAACCCGAACCGAAGGACCTCTGA